The following are from one region of the Sandaracinus amylolyticus genome:
- a CDS encoding Uma2 family endonuclease produces the protein MTYDEYLALESRSDVKHEFVRGEVFAMAGGTPEHAALSAAVIAGLSVALRGKPCRVYSSDLRVRVRETDLATYPDVAVVCGALETSPDDRHAVTNPVVLVEVLSESTEAHDRGAKFAHYRHLTTLQEYVLVAQTERRIEVYRRNERDRFELIEAGAGETIELASLGVTLRVDDVYVDPLEA, from the coding sequence ATGACCTACGACGAATATCTCGCGCTCGAGTCGCGCAGTGACGTGAAGCACGAGTTCGTGCGCGGCGAGGTGTTCGCGATGGCGGGCGGAACGCCCGAGCACGCCGCGCTCTCGGCGGCGGTGATCGCCGGGCTCTCGGTCGCGCTGCGCGGGAAGCCGTGCCGCGTGTACTCGTCGGATCTCCGGGTGCGCGTGCGGGAGACCGATCTCGCGACGTATCCCGACGTCGCGGTGGTGTGCGGCGCGCTCGAGACCTCGCCCGACGACCGTCACGCGGTGACCAATCCCGTGGTGCTCGTCGAGGTGCTCTCGGAGTCGACCGAGGCGCACGATCGCGGCGCGAAGTTCGCCCACTACCGGCACCTCACGACGCTGCAGGAGTACGTGCTGGTCGCGCAGACCGAGCGGCGCATCGAGGTCTACCGGCGCAACGAGCGCGACCGCTTCGAGCTGATCGAGGCGGGCGCGGGGGAGACGATCGAGCTCGCGTCGCTCGGGGTCACGCTGCGCGTCGACGACGTCTACGTCGACCCGCTCGAAGCGTGA
- a CDS encoding PepSY-associated TM helix domain-containing protein produces MANRHGVERRALPARARPRGAVKRAFRVHGVLGMTFGAVLFVICASGALAAVSSDIDWLIHPALRAPALTDDAPRASWGALHASAQAHAPDAQVIALAAPLGPGFAAEALVVRPDHTLVRVWLDPRDARVRGEGPYLTVQRFARDLHRSLFLGENVGVFVVALFGVALLGSTASGALVVWRSRSQRLLRVAKERASKDLHRVGGLALVAFALLVGLTGTWYGVERVLDWVDLELTPPVPRIDEARRARATSEPIEDLDALVALGRAAMPELEVRSIALPTERRPVLSLLGETDALLARDQANQVFLDPVARVVLDVWRADAMTPLERWVHTVDELHFGTFGGLPTRALWSAMAIGLALLALSGAFIRARRTVDRQRGAA; encoded by the coding sequence ATGGCGAACCGGCACGGCGTCGAGCGCCGGGCCCTGCCAGCGCGGGCGCGTCCGCGCGGCGCGGTGAAGCGCGCGTTCCGCGTGCACGGCGTGCTCGGGATGACGTTCGGAGCCGTGCTCTTCGTGATCTGCGCGTCGGGCGCGCTCGCCGCGGTGAGCAGCGACATCGACTGGCTGATCCATCCCGCGCTGCGCGCGCCCGCGCTGACCGACGACGCACCGCGAGCGAGTTGGGGCGCGCTCCACGCCAGCGCCCAGGCTCACGCGCCCGACGCGCAGGTCATCGCGCTCGCGGCGCCGCTCGGGCCCGGCTTCGCCGCCGAGGCGCTGGTGGTGCGGCCCGATCACACGCTCGTGCGCGTCTGGCTCGACCCCCGCGACGCGCGGGTTCGCGGCGAGGGGCCCTACCTCACGGTCCAGCGCTTCGCGCGCGACCTGCACCGCTCGCTCTTCCTCGGCGAGAACGTCGGCGTGTTCGTGGTCGCGCTCTTCGGCGTCGCGCTGCTCGGCTCGACCGCGAGCGGCGCGCTCGTCGTCTGGCGCAGTCGCTCGCAGCGGCTGCTGCGCGTGGCGAAGGAGCGCGCGTCGAAGGATCTGCATCGCGTCGGCGGTCTCGCGCTCGTCGCGTTCGCGCTGCTCGTCGGGCTCACCGGCACCTGGTACGGCGTCGAGCGCGTCCTCGACTGGGTCGATCTCGAGCTCACACCCCCGGTGCCGCGCATCGACGAGGCGCGTCGTGCGCGCGCGACGAGCGAGCCGATCGAGGACCTCGACGCGCTCGTCGCGCTCGGTCGCGCGGCCATGCCCGAGCTCGAGGTGCGCTCGATCGCGTTGCCCACCGAGCGACGCCCCGTGCTCTCGCTGCTCGGCGAGACCGACGCGCTGCTCGCGCGCGATCAGGCGAACCAGGTCTTCCTCGATCCCGTCGCGCGCGTCGTGCTCGACGTGTGGCGCGCCGACGCGATGACGCCGCTCGAGCGCTGGGTGCACACCGTCGACGAGCTCCACTTCGGCACGTTCGGCGGGCTGCCGACCCGGGCGCTCTGGAGCGCGATGGCGATCGGCCTGGCGCTGCTCGCGCTGAGCGGCGCGTTCATCCGCGCGCGACGAACGGTCGACAGGCAGCGAGGTGCAGCGTGA
- a CDS encoding MxcI produces MTIRIVLTTLAMASFTACGSETPRDGAPDAGASPDGGGTTASYAVTTTVFDDTTAATYVAVLDSLDGREVDLSAAREFAGWSSVAAHDEVLFVGHGERPEVERYTLTANGTLGDAEQTVSFAAHGLSSASLSFNTFVDATMAHMGLEQTSRILWDPTEMAIVGSVDTPQVAPERDGMTVTAANFQGRVVRDDAVFQPYFWHDADWYAFHQESQIAIYARDGSLETLLDVPCPALQIATQDEQGNLYFSGMVDTIAYDLVEEASTLERCVARIDAGERTIAEGWPRRFEELTEGRPAGVFHYLADGIGILTVYHVENADPTSPTFLDDWYAASWGLWLVNLEDWRAEPIEEWPLGSSNIFFSRLDGRLFVHRVEADFSSTTISEIAIDGSFEERLTVRGYAAYPLLRLR; encoded by the coding sequence ATGACGATCCGGATCGTTCTCACCACGCTCGCGATGGCGAGCTTCACTGCGTGCGGCTCCGAGACACCGCGCGACGGCGCACCGGACGCGGGTGCTTCGCCCGACGGAGGCGGCACGACCGCGTCCTATGCGGTCACGACGACGGTGTTCGACGACACCACCGCCGCGACCTACGTCGCCGTGCTCGACTCGCTCGACGGCCGCGAGGTCGATCTCTCCGCGGCGCGCGAGTTCGCAGGTTGGTCGTCGGTCGCCGCGCACGACGAGGTGCTCTTCGTGGGCCACGGAGAGCGGCCCGAGGTCGAGCGCTACACGCTGACCGCGAACGGAACGCTCGGCGACGCGGAGCAGACCGTGAGCTTCGCGGCGCACGGCCTGAGCTCGGCGTCGCTCTCGTTCAACACGTTCGTCGACGCGACGATGGCGCACATGGGGCTCGAGCAGACGTCGAGGATCCTCTGGGATCCGACCGAGATGGCGATCGTCGGCTCGGTGGACACACCGCAGGTCGCGCCCGAGCGCGATGGGATGACGGTCACCGCGGCCAACTTCCAGGGACGCGTGGTCCGCGACGACGCCGTGTTCCAGCCGTACTTCTGGCACGACGCCGACTGGTACGCGTTCCATCAGGAGTCGCAGATCGCGATCTACGCGAGGGACGGATCGCTCGAGACGCTGCTCGACGTGCCCTGCCCCGCGCTCCAGATCGCCACGCAGGACGAGCAGGGCAACCTCTATTTCTCCGGGATGGTCGACACGATCGCGTACGACCTGGTGGAGGAGGCGAGCACGCTGGAGCGCTGTGTCGCGCGCATCGACGCGGGCGAGCGCACGATCGCCGAGGGCTGGCCGCGACGCTTCGAGGAGCTCACGGAAGGGCGACCGGCAGGCGTCTTCCACTACCTCGCGGACGGGATCGGGATCCTCACGGTCTATCACGTCGAGAACGCGGACCCGACCTCGCCGACGTTCCTCGACGACTGGTACGCCGCGAGCTGGGGGCTCTGGCTCGTGAATCTCGAGGACTGGCGAGCCGAGCCGATCGAGGAGTGGCCGCTCGGCTCCTCCAACATCTTCTTCTCGCGCCTCGACGGCCGACTCTTCGTCCACCGCGTCGAAGCCGACTTCTCGTCCACCACGATCTCCGAGATCGCGATCGACGGCAGCTTCGAGGAGCGGCTCACGGTGCGCGGCTACGCGGCGTATCCGCTGCTCCGGCTCCGCTGA
- a CDS encoding DUF1517 domain-containing protein, whose translation MRRVFVGIVLSLLLFASALAEAQRTGGSFGGRRWGGGGRGSAPSYGGTRYRGGGYGVGPGPFVFFVPGGIGMGGLLTLLVVGGVVLVLARGARRAALHTPGPQSRAWDEVDLGVVQIGVDHETRRAIEETLATRRVPPFGAAWLREVVNELRARRDAWRAVRVDDYRPMSPPMAAGSFRSVQEGAARGAPLAEREPELDVVTIAVASHREIVDVQRDDADAAEHVMRALTRLAPEEIVALDIRWAAPA comes from the coding sequence GTGCGACGTGTCTTCGTCGGGATCGTCCTCTCGCTCCTGCTCTTCGCGAGCGCCCTCGCCGAGGCGCAGCGCACCGGTGGCAGCTTCGGCGGACGGCGCTGGGGCGGCGGTGGGCGTGGCAGCGCGCCGAGCTATGGCGGAACGCGCTACCGCGGTGGTGGCTACGGCGTCGGCCCCGGCCCCTTCGTGTTCTTCGTGCCCGGCGGGATCGGGATGGGCGGTCTGCTCACGTTGCTCGTGGTCGGCGGCGTCGTGCTGGTGCTCGCGCGTGGCGCACGCCGCGCGGCGCTCCACACGCCGGGCCCGCAGTCGCGCGCGTGGGACGAGGTCGATCTCGGCGTCGTGCAGATCGGGGTCGACCACGAGACGCGCCGTGCGATCGAAGAGACCCTCGCCACGCGCCGTGTCCCGCCCTTCGGCGCGGCGTGGCTGCGCGAGGTGGTGAACGAGCTGCGCGCGCGGCGTGACGCGTGGCGCGCGGTGCGTGTCGACGACTACCGGCCGATGTCGCCGCCGATGGCGGCGGGCTCGTTCCGGAGCGTCCAGGAGGGCGCTGCGCGGGGTGCACCGCTCGCGGAGCGCGAGCCCGAGCTCGACGTCGTCACCATCGCCGTCGCGTCGCATCGCGAGATCGTCGACGTGCAGCGCGACGACGCCGACGCGGCGGAGCACGTGATGCGCGCGCTGACCCGGCTCGCGCCCGAAGAGATCGTCGCGCTCGACATCCGCTGGGCCGCGCCCGCGTGA
- a CDS encoding porin → MNELVSRTSKRAAWAALAILVSLTLLPRASAQDTATAEPAAEPAPGATEETPTTTEAPTETVAPAEEPAVTTTETVAVPEASEVAAEEAAAEEPEAEAESWTDNLSFRVFADAYVAAHWTLPNGFEGNQTAIIGHRAYDVFGGPSLAFAGLDLRYAPDPLGAAIDLRFGTGVPRLLGAFSGLPEGLQFLKQAYVSWRPFENFQIDFGQFDTIYGAEVSESWLNPNYSRGSLYNVVQPFYHMGFRASYAVIPELTLTAIAVNGWNNVADNNDGKSVGVQAALTLGDFSVALGYLTGPEQSDCNAVPLPGEAPIAGCVTDEDLGDHDGRFRHLVDLILRYSVGDLALVANGDVTVEDFGAAGYTTIAGGMIGAQYRFIPEFALALRGEVLYFEDTDESLTTGTFTIEVAPDPHLVFRLDNRLDVSSYDQFVDNSGQPTELVFSSILGVVAHSD, encoded by the coding sequence ATGAACGAGCTCGTCTCGAGGACCAGCAAGCGAGCCGCGTGGGCGGCGCTGGCGATCCTGGTGTCGCTGACCCTCTTGCCGCGCGCGAGCGCGCAGGACACGGCCACGGCCGAGCCCGCCGCCGAACCGGCGCCGGGGGCGACCGAGGAGACGCCAACGACCACCGAGGCGCCCACCGAGACCGTCGCGCCCGCGGAAGAGCCCGCGGTCACGACGACCGAGACCGTGGCTGTCCCCGAAGCGAGCGAGGTCGCGGCCGAGGAAGCCGCGGCCGAGGAGCCCGAGGCCGAGGCCGAGTCGTGGACGGACAACCTCTCGTTCCGGGTGTTCGCCGACGCGTACGTCGCCGCGCACTGGACGCTGCCCAACGGCTTCGAGGGCAACCAGACGGCGATCATCGGGCACCGCGCGTACGACGTCTTCGGCGGTCCCTCGCTCGCGTTCGCCGGCCTCGATCTGCGCTACGCGCCCGACCCGCTCGGCGCGGCGATCGATCTGCGCTTCGGCACCGGCGTGCCGCGACTGCTCGGCGCGTTCAGCGGTCTGCCCGAGGGCCTGCAGTTCCTGAAGCAGGCGTACGTGTCGTGGCGCCCGTTCGAGAACTTCCAGATCGACTTCGGTCAGTTCGACACGATCTACGGCGCCGAGGTCTCGGAGAGCTGGCTCAACCCGAACTACTCGCGCGGCTCGCTCTACAACGTCGTGCAGCCCTTCTATCACATGGGCTTCCGCGCCTCGTACGCCGTGATCCCCGAGCTCACGCTCACCGCGATCGCGGTCAACGGCTGGAACAACGTCGCGGACAACAACGACGGCAAGAGCGTCGGTGTCCAGGCGGCGCTCACGCTCGGCGACTTCTCGGTCGCGCTCGGCTACCTCACCGGTCCCGAGCAGTCCGACTGCAACGCGGTCCCGCTCCCCGGCGAAGCGCCGATCGCGGGCTGCGTGACCGACGAGGACCTCGGCGATCACGACGGTCGCTTCCGCCACCTCGTCGACCTCATCCTGCGCTACAGCGTCGGCGACCTCGCGCTCGTCGCGAACGGCGACGTGACGGTCGAGGACTTCGGCGCCGCGGGCTACACGACGATCGCGGGCGGCATGATCGGCGCGCAGTACCGCTTCATCCCCGAGTTCGCCCTCGCGCTGCGCGGTGAGGTCCTCTACTTCGAGGACACCGACGAGTCGCTCACGACGGGCACGTTCACCATCGAGGTCGCGCCCGATCCGCACCTCGTGTTCCGCCTCGACAACCGCCTCGACGTCTCGAGCTACGACCAGTTCGTCGACAACAGCGGTCAGCCCACGGAGCTCGTGTTCTCGAGCATCCTCGGCGTCGTCGCGCACTCCGACT